TGTTGCATCTTTGATATTAAAATTAGCTACCCAATCAGCAAACTGATCTGATGCTTCTTTCATTAAAGGTGAATGGAAAGCTCCACTAACTGCGAGTGGAATTACTCTTTTTGCGCCTATTTCTGAAGCAACTTGATTTGCAGCTTCAACAGCTTTAACCTCACCTGTAATTACTGTTTGATCAGGAGTATTATAATTTGCAACGGTAACTATACCATGAACTGAAGCTTTTTTTAACATTTCAGCTAATTTTTCATCATCCATACCTAGAATAGCTGTCATACTACCAGCTTGTGCCTGGCTCATTAATTCAGATCTTCTTTGAACAAGTTTAATTACGTCTTCCAGTTCAACTACACCTGCTGCATACAATGCTGCATACTCACCAAGACTGTGACCAGCTACATAATCAGGCTTTATACCTGTTTTTTCTTTTAATAATAAATAAGCAGCTATAGATACAGCTAAGATACCCGGTTGAGTATTAATTGTTTGTTTCAAATCTTCTTCAGGACCTTCAAAACAAATACCTGAGAGATTTTTGCCTAATACTTCATTAAACTGGTTAAATATTTTTTTTGCAGTTTCTGAGGAATTGTAAAAATCCAACCCCATACCTACATATTGTGATCCCTGTCCGGGAAATATAAATGCAATTTTACTCATTCTCACTCACCTAAGTTACTTATTGGCTTAATCGTTTATCTTTAGCTCTCCAGTTAACAATTGCAGTTCCCCAGGTTAAACCTGCTCCAAAACCGCACATTACCATCCTTGAAGGTGTGGACACTTTATTTCCTAAAGCTTCTGTTAAAGCTATAGGAATAGAAGCTGTAGATGTATTACCATATTTATCAAGATTAACTATTACTTGATCTTCTTTAAGATTTAATCTTTCTGTTATAGCTTGTACTATACGCATATTAGCCTGATGCGGAATTAAATAATCGATATCATCAATACTTAATCCAGCTGCATTAATAGCATTAAGAATTGATTCAGGTACAACTCTTACTGCAAATTTATATATTTCACGTCCATTCATATCCACATGTTGTTTTTTCTCAGTCTTAGGCTCTACTAATGGACAGTTTTTGCCATTTAACGGGATTTTTAATTCACTTGCCTTAGAACCATCAGCGTGCATATCTATTGCTAAAATATCATTTATATCATCTTCGGATTTTTTAACAATTAATGCACCAGCACCATCTCCAAATAATACACAGGTTCCTCTATCATTCCAGTCTAAAAATCTGGAATGTACATCAACACCTATTAATAAAACTGTATTATATGTACCTGCCATTATAAAGTTTCTGGCTATATTTAATCCATAAATTAAACCACTGCAAGCAGCAACAACATCGAAAGCAGCGGCATTGGTCGCACCTAAAGCACCTTGCACTTCGCATGATGTTGATGGATACAGTGCATCAGGCATAGAAGTTGCAGTAATTATTAAGTCTATTTCTTTTGGATCAATACCTGCATACCCAAGAGCATCTTTAGCTGCATTTATAGCAAGTGATGCCGCAGTTTCATCTCCACTTACTACTCTTCTTTCTTTTATTCCTGTTCTGGTAACAATCCACTCATCATTTGTATCAACAATTTTTGCTATATCATCATTTGTTACTACTGTTTCAGGGACATATTTACCAATACCAATTATACTTACAGGATTTAATTCTTTGCCGTTTATCATATTTTATTCAACTCATACATATTAGCTATTTTACCGTTTATATCAGCCTCAACAGCTTCTTTAGCAACTCTTATTGCATTTTTAATTGCATATGCTTTGCTGCCACCGTGACTGATTACACATACACCTTTAATTCCTAAAAGCAATGCTCCGCCGTATTCTTCATAATCGGATTTCTTCTTTAATTTTAAAAATGCTGGCTTTGCTATTGCAGCACCAAGTTTTGTCCATATAGAGGCATTTAATTCATCTTTTAATATCTTAATTATCATGTTTGCAACGCCTTCAGCAACTTTTAGTGTAATATTGCCTACGAAACCATCGCAAACTACAACATCAGAAACACCCATGAATAACTCTCTTCCCTCTATGTTTCCGATAAAGTTAATATTGTCCTGATGTTGTGCAAGGAGTTTATATGTATTTTGGGTTAGTGGATTGCCTTTACCGGACTCACCACCTATATTAAGTATACCAACACGAGGATTATCAACACCATACACACACTTTGAAAATATACTTCCCATTACTGCAAATTGATAAAGCATATGAGCTTCACAGGAGCTGTTTGCTCCCGCATCAATCATAATAGCAGGTTTTTTCATTGTTGGCATTGTAACCGCAATTGCCGGTCTATCAATTCCTGGTAATCTACCTAG
This is a stretch of genomic DNA from Candidatus Melainabacteria bacterium RIFOXYA2_FULL_32_9. It encodes these proteins:
- a CDS encoding [acyl-carrier-protein] S-malonyltransferase, translated to MSKIAFIFPGQGSQYVGMGLDFYNSSETAKKIFNQFNEVLGKNLSGICFEGPEEDLKQTINTQPGILAVSIAAYLLLKEKTGIKPDYVAGHSLGEYAALYAAGVVELEDVIKLVQRRSELMSQAQAGSMTAILGMDDEKLAEMLKKASVHGIVTVANYNTPDQTVITGEVKAVEAANQVASEIGAKRVIPLAVSGAFHSPLMKEASDQFADWVANFNIKDATVPVITNVDAKPTTKKEEFSLKMVDQIYSSVYWKQSISYMIEQGVDTFIEIGPGKVLSGMVKKISRPAKVYNVADMATLEEVINTLNIQVTV